The following proteins are co-located in the Eptesicus fuscus isolate TK198812 chromosome 9, DD_ASM_mEF_20220401, whole genome shotgun sequence genome:
- the COL9A2 gene encoding collagen alpha-2(IX) chain yields MYVPSSKRFLKCHIDACPSRGDGPQAPAPPPIRGPGPLRPRAASAAEPQPSVRLDPAFPPAPAAAMAAPRSLLVLLPVLGLALAQIRGPPGERGPPGPPGPPGMPGSDGIDGDKGPPGKAGPPGPKGEPGKAGPDGPDGKPGIDGLTGAKGEPGPVGTPGVKGQPGLPGPPGLPGPGFAGPPGPPGPVGLPGEIGITGPKGDPGPEGPSGPPGPPGKPGRPGTIQGLEGSADFLCPTNCPAGVKGPQGLQGVKGHPGKRGILGDPGRLGKPGPKGDVGASGEQGIPGPPGPQGARGYPGMAGPKGETGPRGYKGMVGSVGSAGSPGEEGPRGPPGRAGEKGDVGSQGVRGPQGITGPKGAAGPPGIDGKDGTPGTPGMKGSAGQAGRPGNPGHQGLAGVPGQPGTKGGPGDKGEPGQQGLPGFSGPPGKEGEPGPRGEIGPQGIMGQKGDQGERGPVGQPGPQGRQGPKGEQGPPGIPGPQGLPGIKGDKGSPGKTGPRGGVGDPGVAGLPGEKGEKGESGEPGPKGQQGVRGEPGYRGPSGDAGAPGVQGYPGPPGPRGLAGNRGVPGLPGRQGVAGRDASDQHIVDVVLKMLQEQLAEVAVSAKREALGATGMVGPPGPPGPPGYPGKQGPHGHPGPRGVPGIVGAVGQIGNTGPKGKRGEKGDRGDVGRGHPGMPGPPGIPGLPGRPGQAINGKDGDRGSPGAPGEAGRPGLPGPVGLPGFCEPAACLGASAYASARLTEPGSIKGP; encoded by the exons GTGACGGACCgcaggcccccgccccgccgcctaTTCGGGGGCCGGGCCCGCTACGTCCCAGAGCAGCCAGCGCCGCGGAGCCTCAGCCGTCGGTGCGGCTGGACCCGGCCTTTCCTCCTGCGCCCGCCGCCGCCATGGCCGCCCCCCGCAGCCTCCTCGTCCTGCTCCCGGTGCTCGGGCTTGCCCTGGCGCAGATC aGAGGTCCGCCAGGAGAGCGAGGTCCCCCGGGCCCCCCGGGGCCTCCGGGAATGCCAGGATCCGACGGCATCGAC GGTGACAAGGGCCCCCCTGGGAAAGCCGGCCCTCCG GGACCTAAGGGAGAGCCTGGCAAAGCGGGGCCCGACGGGCCGGATGGGAAGCCCGGGATTGAC GGTCTAACTGGAGCCAAGGGGGAACCTGGCCCCGTTGGCACCCCTGGAGTCAAG GGCCAGCCCGGGCTCCCAGGTCCCCCTGGCCTGCCG GGCCCTGGATTCGCTGGACCTCCT GGACCACCTGGACCTGTTGGCCTCCCTGGTGAGATTGGAATCACAGGCCCCAAG GGGGATCCTGGACCAGAGGGACCATCAGGGCCCCCGGGGCCCCCTGGGAAACCG GGCCGCCCCGGAACCATCCAGGGCCTGGAAGGCAGCGCGGATTTCCTG TGTCCAACCAACTGCCCAGCGGGCGTGAAAGGCccccaggggctgcagggagtGAAG GGGCATCCTGGGAAACGCGGGATTCTGGGAGATCCCGGCCGCCTTGGGAAGCCG GGTCCCAAAGGGGATGTGGGTGCTTCCGGAGAGCAAGGCATCCCTGGACCACCG GGTCCCCAGGGTGCCAGGGGCTACCCAGGCATGGCGGGGCCCAAAGGAGAGACG GGTCCTCGTGGGTACAAAGGCATGGTGGGCTCTGTTGGCTCCGCGGGGTCTCCG GGCGAGGAAGGTCCGCGAGGGCCACCAGGCCGAGCTGGGGAGAAAGGCGACGTG GGAAGCCAAGGAGTTCGAGGACCCCAGGGAATAACAGGCCCAAAGGGAGCAGCT GGTCCCCCAGGCATCGACGGCAAGGACGGGACCCCAGGCACACCTGGCATGAAG GGCAGTGCAGGACAGGCGGGGCGGCCAGGAAACCCAGGCCACCAGGGCCTAGCG GGTGTGCCAGGCCAGCCTGGGACAAAAGGAGGCCCAGGAGACAAG GgtgagccaggccagcagggcctccCAGGATTCTCTGGTCCCCCTGGGAAGGAG GGAGAGCCCGGGCCTCGAGGAGAAATCGGTCCCCAGGGCATCATGGGGCAGAAg GGTGACCAGGGTGAGAGGGGGCCAGTGGGGCAGCCAGGCCCGCAAGGACGGCAG GGCCCCAAGGGGGAGCAGGGGCCCCCGGGAATTCCAGGACCGCAAGGCCTGCCAGGCATCAAGGGAGACAAG GGCTCCCcagggaagacggggccccgcggCGGAGTG GGCGACCCGGGCGTGGCCGGCCTCCCGGGAGAGAAAGGCGAGAAG GGCGAGTCTGGCGAGCCGGGGCCCAAGGGACAG CAAGGAGTCCGCGGAGAACCCGGCTACCGCGGCCCCAGCGGGGATGCGGGCGCCCCCGGGGTGCAGGGCTACCCCGGCCCCCCGGGCCCTCGAGGACTGGCTGGAAACCGCGGCGTGCCCGGGCTGCCCGGGCGGCAGGGCGTGGCG GGCCGAGATGCCAGTGACCAGCACATCGTGGACGTGGTGCTGAAGATGCTGCAAG agcAACTGGCAGAGGTGGCTGTGAGTGCCAAGAGGGAAGCCCTGGGTGCAACCGGCATGGTGGGTCCTCCAGGACCCCCTGGGCCTCCTGGTTACCCAGGCAAACAGGGACCTCATGGGCATCCTGGCCCTCGGGGCGTTCCTGGCATCGTGGGAGCCGTGGGTCAGATTGGCAACACAGGGCCCAAGG GAAAACGAGGAGAGAAGGGTGACCGGGGAGACGTGGGACGTGGGCACCCCGGGATGCCTGGGCCCCCAGGGATCCCAG GactccctggccggcctggccaggCAATCAATGGCAAAGATGGAGACCGAGGGtccccaggagccccaggagagGCAGGCCGACCTGGCCTGCCAGGCCCCGTGGGGCTGCCAGGGTTCTGTGAGCCTGCAGCCTGCCTTGGAGCCTCAGCCTACGCCTCTGCACGCCTCACAGAGCCTGGATCCATCAAGGGCCCATGA